From the genome of Fibrobacter sp. UWB15, one region includes:
- a CDS encoding GTP-binding protein, giving the protein MSQPVRNIAILAHVDAGKTTLSERILFAAGEVRRPGKVEEGLATMDYMPEEKERGITIESGVAHFEWKNTWFNFIDTPGHVDFGAEVDTALTAVEGAVLVVSAASGVETQTMAAFRKLREAGVRTILFVNKLDNPDYSLDETLINIEEVLGVRPVLMTLPEYKGGRMSGVLDVLSKSRLIHSDTGEEVVDDSWPQAGEVSDSTEKIKKHYAEAVEFASNFDDEVLQLALEGKSVPPKTLLRGLKELAKSNDYALCYAGSAIEGFGVRSLTTALTFFLPDVPEFDPNELGQVIRLRHFKGVGEISLFRSHTNMERKEWPAGFEFSRLKANLLQPVEEIRAGDIYAMRSPFETELGQVIYLDGTSLRAEGEAIHDESTSLRDKYQPLLQTRVECLGAEDYHHVEKSLNVLARMDPSFRVQKDDGGFWYLHTVGEVQLDVLLARLKREFGCEVKAGSPEVRWQERLCRNVGPVENTFQLGPHKISIKLSATPLDGDAHDIRLSAEFLETAPREILAGVRSALLESTEIGVLGKGPLVGVCFEVHEFTWTEGALPPMIKKACADAVTKLIKPADVQLYEPVMELSLECPVNFAGLVTGDIQSRDGKVKEIGGDGKTHFLKADVPLRKIFGYATGVRSISKGTALYSMKLLGYRPATV; this is encoded by the coding sequence ATGTCGCAGCCTGTTCGCAACATTGCAATCCTTGCCCACGTAGACGCCGGAAAGACGACTCTTTCGGAGCGTATTCTTTTTGCGGCGGGCGAGGTTCGCCGGCCGGGCAAGGTGGAAGAAGGCCTTGCCACTATGGACTACATGCCCGAAGAAAAAGAGCGCGGCATTACCATCGAGAGCGGCGTGGCGCATTTTGAATGGAAGAACACCTGGTTCAATTTCATCGATACGCCGGGACATGTGGATTTTGGTGCCGAAGTCGACACGGCGCTTACAGCCGTCGAGGGCGCGGTACTTGTGGTGAGCGCCGCGAGCGGAGTGGAAACGCAGACGATGGCCGCCTTCCGTAAACTGCGCGAAGCGGGCGTGCGGACGATTCTGTTTGTCAATAAGCTTGACAATCCCGATTATTCGCTTGACGAAACGCTAATTAATATTGAAGAAGTTTTAGGCGTGCGCCCGGTGCTCATGACGCTCCCGGAATACAAGGGCGGACGCATGTCGGGCGTACTCGATGTGCTGAGCAAGAGCCGCCTGATTCATTCGGATACAGGCGAAGAAGTTGTTGACGATTCCTGGCCGCAAGCAGGCGAGGTGAGCGATTCTACCGAGAAAATCAAGAAGCATTATGCCGAGGCGGTAGAATTCGCGAGCAACTTCGATGACGAAGTCTTGCAGCTTGCGCTCGAAGGAAAATCGGTTCCGCCCAAGACACTTTTGCGCGGGCTCAAGGAACTGGCGAAGAGCAATGATTACGCGCTTTGCTATGCAGGTTCGGCTATTGAAGGTTTTGGTGTACGCAGCCTGACGACGGCATTGACCTTCTTCTTGCCCGATGTACCTGAATTCGATCCTAACGAATTAGGACAGGTGATTCGCTTGCGCCACTTTAAGGGCGTGGGCGAGATTTCACTGTTCCGTAGTCATACGAACATGGAGCGCAAGGAATGGCCCGCGGGTTTTGAATTTTCTCGCCTGAAAGCAAACTTATTGCAGCCCGTCGAAGAAATCCGCGCGGGCGATATTTACGCCATGCGCAGCCCGTTCGAAACGGAACTTGGGCAGGTGATTTATTTAGACGGAACGTCATTGCGAGCAGAAGGCGAAGCAATCCATGACGAATCAACATCCCTCCGCGACAAGTACCAGCCGCTCTTGCAGACCCGCGTGGAATGCTTGGGCGCCGAAGATTATCATCATGTCGAAAAGAGCCTGAATGTTTTGGCTCGCATGGACCCGAGTTTCCGCGTGCAAAAAGACGATGGCGGATTCTGGTATTTGCATACGGTGGGCGAAGTGCAACTCGACGTATTGCTAGCCCGACTCAAGCGTGAATTCGGCTGCGAAGTCAAGGCCGGTAGCCCCGAGGTGCGTTGGCAAGAACGCCTGTGCCGTAACGTGGGCCCGGTCGAAAATACATTCCAGCTTGGCCCCCACAAGATTTCTATCAAGCTTTCGGCGACGCCGCTCGATGGCGACGCACATGACATTCGCCTGTCGGCTGAATTCCTGGAAACAGCCCCGCGCGAAATTTTGGCGGGCGTGCGTTCTGCGCTTCTGGAATCTACGGAAATCGGCGTACTCGGTAAGGGCCCGCTCGTAGGCGTGTGCTTTGAAGTCCATGAATTTACCTGGACCGAAGGCGCTTTGCCGCCCATGATCAAAAAAGCTTGTGCCGATGCGGTCACCAAGCTTATCAAGCCTGCCGATGTTCAATTGTACGAACCTGTCATGGAGCTGTCGCTGGAATGCCCTGTGAATTTTGCAGGCCTTGTGACGGGCGATATCCAGTCTCGCGACGGCAAGGTGAAGGAAATCGGTGGCGACGGCAAGACCCATTTTTTGAAAGCCGATGTCCCGCTGCGCAAGATTTTTGGTTACGCCACAGGCGTGCGTAGCATCAGCAAGGGCACTGCGCTTTATAGTATGAAGTTGCTCGGCTACCGCCCCGCGACAGTTTGA
- a CDS encoding DNA methylase, with translation MNQPRESRTYAAIDLKSFFASVECILRGLNPLKAKLVVADESRTEKTICLAVTPALKAYGIPGRARLFEVNQKVREVLRRTGEKIEFTIAKPQMAKYVEYSTKVYNVYLKYVSAEDIHAYSIDECFLDLTKYLKLYKKTARELVKTIIQDVFATTGITATGGIGTNLYLCKIAMDVMAKHVDADADGVRIAELDEMSYRKQLWAHRPLTSFWQVGRGIAERLENCRLNAGRGIYTMGDIARVSVKNPEALYKLFGVNAEILIDHAWGYEPCTIADIKKSKPRNRSTGEGQVLQDPYPFDKARLVVREMVDTVSMTLIAHDLVTNAMVLTVGYDRENVDNGIYHGVTVTDFYGRTIPKPAHGTASIGYYTSSQSVMADAVMKLFDRIVDPKLTVRRLNLVAADIVDASHEQYDLFTDVQKQEKEKKRLKAELLIKKRFGKNAIVKGMDLQEGATTIERNGQIGGHRA, from the coding sequence ATGAACCAGCCTCGCGAATCTCGAACTTACGCAGCCATTGACTTAAAGTCGTTCTTTGCCTCGGTGGAATGTATCCTTCGGGGCCTTAATCCGCTTAAGGCAAAACTTGTAGTGGCCGACGAAAGTCGTACTGAAAAGACGATTTGCTTAGCGGTGACACCAGCGTTAAAAGCTTACGGAATTCCGGGGCGTGCGCGACTTTTCGAGGTGAACCAGAAGGTGCGCGAGGTGCTGCGTCGTACGGGCGAAAAGATTGAATTTACCATCGCAAAGCCGCAGATGGCAAAGTACGTGGAGTATTCCACGAAGGTGTACAATGTTTACTTGAAGTATGTGAGCGCCGAAGATATTCACGCGTATTCCATTGACGAATGTTTTCTGGACTTGACGAAATACCTGAAGTTGTACAAGAAGACTGCACGGGAATTGGTGAAGACGATTATTCAAGATGTCTTTGCGACTACAGGAATTACGGCCACCGGTGGCATCGGCACCAACTTGTACCTATGCAAGATTGCGATGGATGTGATGGCGAAGCATGTGGATGCGGATGCCGACGGCGTGCGCATTGCAGAACTTGACGAAATGAGTTACCGCAAGCAACTTTGGGCGCACAGGCCGCTCACGAGTTTTTGGCAGGTGGGCCGCGGGATTGCAGAGCGCCTGGAAAATTGCAGGTTGAATGCGGGGCGCGGCATTTACACGATGGGCGATATTGCTCGCGTGAGTGTGAAGAATCCCGAAGCGCTGTATAAGTTGTTTGGCGTGAATGCGGAGATTTTGATTGACCATGCTTGGGGTTACGAGCCTTGCACGATTGCGGACATCAAGAAGTCGAAACCGCGGAATAGGAGTACGGGCGAAGGCCAGGTGCTGCAGGATCCGTATCCGTTCGACAAGGCGCGTCTCGTGGTGCGCGAAATGGTTGACACGGTTTCGATGACCTTGATTGCGCATGACCTTGTGACAAACGCGATGGTGCTCACGGTGGGTTACGACCGTGAAAACGTGGACAATGGAATTTACCACGGCGTGACCGTGACGGATTTTTATGGGCGCACGATTCCAAAGCCCGCTCATGGCACGGCAAGCATTGGTTATTATACCAGCTCGCAGTCGGTGATGGCCGATGCCGTCATGAAGCTTTTCGACCGCATCGTGGACCCGAAATTGACGGTGCGTCGTTTGAATTTGGTGGCCGCCGACATTGTGGATGCGAGCCACGAACAGTACGACCTGTTCACTGACGTGCAAAAGCAGGAAAAAGAAAAGAAACGCCTGAAGGCGGAACTCCTCATCAAGAAACGCTTCGGCAAGAATGCCATCGTGAAGGGAATGGATTTGCAAGAAGGTGCTACCACCATCGAGCGCAACGGACAAATCGGAGGACATCGTGCCTAA